A genomic window from Tolypothrix sp. PCC 7910 includes:
- a CDS encoding ABC transporter permease subunit, giving the protein MTRPLTPANQILGRLSWTWQDGSLILLIVAFGVAIIKTASQFSGTFQANLTISTNIAALPGYTAQTLLRMSIAYFLSLVFTLIYSYTAYRSRVAAMVMIPLLDILQSIPVLSFLPGVVLALIALFPGQRIGVELASILLIFTGMTWNMTFSFYQSLQSIPQELLEAAQIYRLNIWQRFWTLELPSGVIGLVWNSVMSVAGGWFFLIAIESFTLGDKDFRLPGLGSFLGTAASQGNFTAIFWGLVVLIGVIVAIDYFIWRPLIAWSEKFKLEMVESENAPQSWVLDILRRSPTLQMLKERIFQPIQTTVDYGLIQAFPVRSLPVNSQRNLHWPSFLNWLFISGCALIVLWGTWEAVFLLKTLGWNDWLQVIKGAVFTALRVIIALVLSLLWTVPVGVAIGRNRRLSQILQPIVQIAASVPATALFPVLLLGLTHIAGGLQIGAIALMMLGTMWYILFNVIAGAQSIPSDLIEAASVYKLSRLQRWRTLILPAIFPYLITGIITAVGGAWNASIVSEYVTFQGKVISTSGLGSTISHATASGNFSLLLAATMVMSSLVVLTNRLVWRPLYQLAQEKYQLLI; this is encoded by the coding sequence GTGACTCGACCCTTAACTCCAGCTAACCAAATTCTCGGAAGATTAAGTTGGACTTGGCAAGATGGCTCACTAATTCTGCTAATTGTGGCTTTTGGTGTGGCTATTATCAAAACTGCTTCTCAATTTAGCGGTACTTTTCAAGCTAATCTGACAATTTCTACAAATATTGCGGCTTTACCAGGATATACAGCCCAAACTCTTTTACGTATGAGCATTGCTTACTTTTTATCTCTGGTATTTACGCTCATTTACTCTTATACAGCTTACCGCTCTCGTGTAGCAGCAATGGTGATGATTCCTTTGCTGGATATTTTGCAATCAATTCCTGTTTTATCGTTTTTACCAGGAGTGGTGCTGGCTTTGATTGCGCTGTTTCCAGGTCAGCGAATAGGCGTAGAATTAGCTTCTATTCTGCTGATTTTCACTGGTATGACTTGGAACATGACTTTTAGTTTTTACCAGTCTTTGCAAAGTATTCCCCAAGAATTGCTAGAAGCGGCGCAGATTTATCGACTGAATATTTGGCAACGCTTTTGGACATTGGAATTACCATCAGGTGTGATAGGTTTGGTATGGAATAGCGTCATGTCGGTTGCTGGTGGCTGGTTTTTCTTAATTGCAATTGAGTCTTTTACTTTGGGAGATAAAGATTTTCGCTTACCTGGATTAGGTTCTTTTTTAGGAACCGCCGCTAGCCAGGGAAATTTTACAGCGATATTCTGGGGCTTAGTAGTGTTAATTGGGGTGATTGTCGCCATAGATTATTTTATTTGGCGACCGTTAATTGCTTGGTCAGAAAAATTTAAATTAGAGATGGTAGAGTCAGAAAATGCTCCCCAATCATGGGTATTAGATATTTTAAGGCGATCGCCTACTTTGCAAATGCTCAAGGAGCGAATTTTTCAACCAATACAAACAACAGTTGATTATGGTTTAATTCAGGCGTTTCCTGTACGTTCTCTACCAGTAAACTCCCAAAGAAATCTGCACTGGCCGAGTTTCTTAAATTGGTTATTTATTAGTGGTTGCGCCTTAATCGTCCTCTGGGGCACTTGGGAAGCTGTATTCTTATTAAAGACTTTAGGCTGGAATGATTGGCTACAGGTAATTAAAGGCGCTGTGTTTACCGCCTTACGAGTCATTATTGCCCTGGTATTATCTTTATTGTGGACGGTACCAGTAGGAGTGGCGATTGGGCGGAATCGTCGGTTATCGCAGATTTTGCAACCTATAGTCCAAATAGCTGCTTCTGTACCAGCTACAGCATTATTTCCAGTTTTGTTACTAGGATTAACTCATATTGCAGGCGGTTTACAAATTGGTGCGATCGCTTTAATGATGTTAGGAACAATGTGGTACATTCTGTTCAATGTCATTGCTGGCGCACAATCAATTCCCTCAGATTTAATAGAAGCAGCTTCAGTCTATAAACTTTCCCGACTGCAACGTTGGCGAACCTTAATCTTACCCGCAATCTTCCCCTACCTGATTACAGGTATCATTACCGCAGTTGGTGGTGCTTGGAACGCCAGTATTGTCAGCGAGTACGTTACATTTCAAGGCAAAGTTATCAGTACCTCTGGGCTGGGTTCAACAATTTCTCATGCCACAGCTAGCGGTAATTTCTCCCTCCTCCTAGCTGCCACAATGGTAATGTCTTCATTAGTAGTCTTAACCAACCGCCTCGTCTGGCGACCCCTCTACCAATTAGCACAGGAAAAATATCAATTGCTAATTTAA
- a CDS encoding GUN4 domain-containing protein — translation MAKYALLIGASEYESQKINNLSGVVKDIEAMQRVLQNSGIGGFDEVKFLPNPDSDTMRSEIEQLFMEKCQKDDVVLLYFSGHGYRHEDGSLFFISRNTQVNPQGFPRIGTAVDAKFIHQNYMSRSKSKRQVLILDCCFSGAFAEGMSAKDIANLSIKNEIGEQLGGEGRAVLTSSTATQQSFEDSGGGVYTRYLVEGIEKGSADSDNDGVITVAELHEYAKRKVQEAKPAMKPEIFAVKEGYTIRLAKAPVGDPQLEYRKEVEQRIRNGRVSVVGRRVLTRRQRELGLQLEIAAAIEAEVLKPFHELQESLQEYEQTLTEALEEEPILSDGTVDDLQRLQQILKLRDEDIAAIHKRLIPQQSITTSNTISPPPTSTIDIKEPTDQEDDDLSSEKGVNYSKLRDLLAAGNWKDADHETYLVMIQALGKMKRNEFESEELLNFPCTDLCTIDRLWVKYSNGRFGFSVQKKIYLSVGGKADGKYYGEAWDKFGDRVGWRVERNWIWYTQVTFYISAPRGHLPSLRRGGMGFPGDRIFGVLFSRIETCKV, via the coding sequence ATGGCGAAATATGCATTGCTGATTGGAGCTAGTGAGTATGAGTCTCAAAAAATAAATAACTTATCTGGCGTAGTCAAAGATATTGAAGCAATGCAGCGTGTTTTGCAGAATTCAGGGATAGGCGGGTTTGATGAAGTGAAATTTTTGCCTAATCCTGATTCTGATACCATGCGCTCAGAAATTGAGCAGTTGTTTATGGAAAAATGCCAGAAAGATGACGTAGTGCTGCTTTATTTTTCTGGACATGGCTATAGACATGAAGACGGAAGTTTATTTTTTATCAGCCGCAACACTCAAGTTAATCCTCAAGGTTTCCCCAGAATTGGTACAGCAGTAGATGCCAAATTCATCCATCAAAATTACATGAGTCGTAGCAAATCTAAGCGACAAGTTTTAATTCTTGACTGTTGCTTTAGCGGTGCTTTTGCAGAAGGAATGAGTGCCAAAGATATTGCTAATCTTAGTATTAAAAATGAAATTGGTGAGCAATTAGGTGGTGAAGGTAGAGCTGTGCTAACTTCATCAACAGCTACACAACAATCCTTTGAAGATTCAGGCGGCGGAGTTTACACCCGCTACTTGGTTGAGGGGATTGAAAAAGGATCTGCTGATAGTGACAACGATGGTGTGATTACCGTAGCTGAACTGCATGAATATGCCAAGCGCAAGGTGCAGGAAGCAAAACCAGCGATGAAGCCAGAAATCTTTGCAGTCAAGGAAGGTTATACAATTCGCCTAGCCAAAGCACCAGTAGGCGATCCTCAATTAGAGTATCGCAAAGAAGTTGAGCAACGTATCAGAAATGGTCGTGTCTCAGTTGTAGGGCGTAGGGTTCTTACTCGTAGACAAAGGGAGTTGGGGTTACAGCTGGAAATAGCAGCAGCGATAGAAGCAGAAGTTCTCAAACCATTCCATGAGTTACAGGAAAGCTTGCAGGAATACGAACAAACCCTGACTGAAGCATTAGAAGAAGAACCAATTCTCAGTGATGGAACTGTTGATGATTTGCAGCGATTACAGCAAATTCTCAAACTTCGAGATGAGGATATTGCAGCTATACATAAGCGCTTGATTCCTCAGCAGTCAATTACAACAAGTAACACTATTTCCCCGCCACCAACTTCAACAATTGACATCAAAGAACCGACAGATCAAGAAGACGATGACCTCAGTTCCGAAAAAGGCGTAAACTATAGCAAACTACGCGACTTGTTAGCAGCAGGGAACTGGAAAGATGCTGATCATGAAACATATCTAGTGATGATTCAAGCTTTAGGTAAGATGAAACGTAATGAGTTTGAGTCTGAAGAGTTATTAAACTTCCCTTGTACCGATCTCTGCACAATTGACCGCTTATGGGTCAAATATAGCAATGGACGCTTTGGCTTCAGCGTTCAAAAAAAAATCTACTTGAGCGTTGGCGGTAAGGCAGACGGTAAGTATTACGGAGAAGCCTGGGATAAATTTGGCGATCGCGTAGGATGGAGAGTGGAAAGGAACTGGATTTGGTACACCCAAGTCACTTTTTATATCTCAGCCCCTAGGGGACACTTACCTAGCCTGAGGCGGGGAGGGATGGGATTCCCAGGCGATAGGATATTTGGTGTTCTCTTCTCTCGCATTGAGACTTGTAAAGTGTAA
- a CDS encoding AAA-associated domain-containing protein, which produces MTVKTTTEHLITLRSVNKSYRQPNGQQIVIMDNINLELRPGEIVALLGPSGSGKSTLMRMIAGLIPPTQGEVLYHNRPLVGLNPGVAIVFQSFALYPWLTVLENVELGLKAKGEPPESRRQKALRMIDVIGLDGFENAYPKELSGGMRQRVGFARALAVEPELLCMDEPFSALDVLTAENLRFELLDLWIDRRIPTQAILIVTHGIEEAVILADRIIVLGRNPGRIRADLPVTLPHYRDRKHPSFQALVDQVYKIITNPEIDTVEPAETVSPQEPKPQPKYQSLPAVRIGSIAGLLELLEDRQEKDLYRLAQELQLEVDEILPIVDAANLMDFVKIIEGDIHLNPVGEQFINGIIDERKQIVRTQLLTHIRLVQQIYRLLEAKRNQRIPEELVLDILENHFSPEEAQRQLKTAIDWGRYAEIYGYDEPSGQIFLESVKAEV; this is translated from the coding sequence GTGACAGTCAAAACAACAACAGAACATCTGATTACTCTACGAAGTGTCAATAAATCTTATCGTCAGCCTAATGGACAGCAAATTGTCATTATGGACAATATTAATTTAGAATTGCGTCCTGGTGAAATAGTTGCTTTATTAGGCCCTTCTGGTTCCGGAAAATCTACCTTAATGAGGATGATTGCGGGCTTAATTCCGCCTACGCAAGGAGAAGTTCTATATCATAACCGTCCCCTTGTAGGTTTAAATCCAGGAGTCGCAATTGTATTTCAAAGTTTTGCGCTTTATCCCTGGTTAACTGTACTAGAAAATGTGGAACTGGGTTTAAAAGCTAAAGGAGAACCCCCAGAGTCACGGCGACAAAAAGCGCTACGCATGATTGACGTGATTGGTTTGGATGGGTTTGAAAATGCTTATCCCAAAGAACTTTCTGGGGGAATGCGTCAAAGAGTGGGATTCGCCAGAGCTTTAGCGGTGGAACCAGAACTATTATGTATGGATGAGCCGTTTTCTGCATTAGATGTGCTGACAGCAGAAAACTTGCGATTTGAATTATTAGATTTGTGGATAGATCGTCGTATCCCGACTCAAGCTATTTTAATTGTGACTCATGGGATTGAAGAAGCTGTGATTCTTGCGGATCGAATTATTGTTTTAGGACGCAATCCAGGGAGAATCCGCGCTGACTTACCTGTAACTTTACCTCATTACCGCGATCGCAAACATCCTAGTTTTCAAGCGTTAGTCGATCAGGTATATAAAATCATTACTAATCCAGAAATTGATACAGTAGAACCTGCAGAAACAGTATCTCCACAAGAGCCAAAGCCACAGCCCAAGTATCAGTCTTTACCTGCTGTCCGTATCGGTTCTATTGCTGGTTTATTAGAACTGTTAGAGGATCGTCAAGAAAAAGACCTCTATCGTTTAGCTCAAGAACTGCAATTAGAAGTAGATGAAATTCTGCCAATTGTTGACGCTGCCAACTTAATGGATTTTGTAAAAATTATCGAAGGTGATATTCATCTTAACCCAGTTGGAGAACAATTTATTAACGGGATTATTGATGAGCGTAAACAAATTGTTCGCACTCAATTGTTGACTCACATTCGTTTAGTCCAGCAAATTTATCGGCTTCTCGAAGCTAAACGCAATCAACGTATTCCTGAAGAACTAGTATTAGATATTCTCGAAAATCACTTTAGCCCAGAAGAAGCCCAACGCCAATTAAAAACAGCAATTGATTGGGGACGCTATGCCGAAATTTATGGCTATGATGAGCCATCTGGACAAATATTTTTAGAAAGTGTGAAGGCTGAAGTATGA
- a CDS encoding carboxylesterase, with amino-acid sequence MTINIQETAKILEKVQQSESNMGLKNEACRSKFFVHPHSTDKVCLFLHGFTAGPYQFDPIGKAFFHQGYNVLVPLQPGHGLSGEWNRKNPPPLPTNIQTYQQFVLDWLEVAKTLGKEVVVGGLSTGGTLAAWLALEYPQLIDRALLFTPYLGSHQLIFDWLIKILPIYFEWFNKDASGNFGYKGFRIPALRIFLELGEKLLKQGPNSVAAPILMVCSEGDRAVSRPKQQDFFTTVLQQQPKSWYYCFDDSLHIEHRMMTKLEDNDYEELVITLAKAFVESDLTWTQFQQMANRIVQGEGYEQIKRELNIDGLASQQLSAMMTQHLGCDRLKCINPR; translated from the coding sequence GTGACAATTAATATTCAGGAGACAGCAAAAATTCTGGAAAAAGTTCAGCAATCAGAGTCTAATATGGGACTCAAAAATGAAGCTTGTCGTTCAAAATTTTTTGTCCATCCTCACTCCACTGACAAAGTATGTCTATTCTTGCATGGCTTTACAGCTGGGCCTTACCAATTTGATCCGATTGGTAAAGCGTTTTTCCACCAAGGATACAACGTTTTAGTTCCTTTACAACCTGGTCATGGACTCTCCGGTGAATGGAACCGTAAAAATCCGCCACCACTTCCTACAAACATTCAGACTTATCAACAATTTGTGCTGGATTGGTTAGAAGTTGCTAAAACTTTAGGAAAAGAAGTTGTAGTAGGTGGATTATCAACAGGTGGAACTTTAGCAGCTTGGTTAGCTTTAGAGTATCCGCAGTTGATTGATCGCGCTTTATTGTTCACACCTTATTTAGGTAGTCATCAGTTAATATTCGATTGGTTAATTAAAATTCTGCCGATTTACTTTGAATGGTTTAATAAAGACGCATCTGGTAATTTTGGCTATAAAGGTTTTCGGATTCCCGCATTACGCATATTTCTAGAATTAGGAGAAAAGCTGTTAAAACAGGGCCCAAATTCTGTTGCTGCTCCTATATTAATGGTTTGTAGCGAAGGCGATCGCGCTGTGAGTCGTCCTAAGCAGCAAGATTTTTTCACAACGGTACTCCAGCAGCAACCAAAGTCTTGGTATTACTGTTTTGATGATTCGCTACATATTGAACACCGGATGATGACAAAACTTGAAGATAATGATTATGAGGAATTGGTAATTACTCTAGCCAAAGCATTTGTGGAAAGTGATTTAACTTGGACACAGTTTCAGCAAATGGCAAATAGGATAGTGCAGGGAGAAGGCTATGAGCAAATTAAGCGAGAATTAAATATTGATGGTTTGGCTTCTCAACAACTATCTGCAATGATGACTCAACATTTAGGTTGCGATCGCCTTAAGTGCATTAATCCACGCTAA
- a CDS encoding zinc metalloprotease HtpX, with translation MGNQFKTLVLLATLSGLLIAISYWIIGGSTGLIIGIGLAAVTNLFSWYQSDKIALAVYRAQPVSEAEAPKLYRMVQKLSQRANIPMPGVYIVPSQTANAFATGRDPEHAAVAVTEGILQILPEDELEGVIAHELTHIINRDTLTQAVAATIAGAISFLAQMVSYSLWFGGGSRDDDRGGNPLGVLLTVLLAPLAATIIQLGISRTREFSADAGAGKLTGNPRALARALQRLEATARQLPLDANPAFEPLLIINPISGKFLGNLFSSHPSTEDRVEQLLKLEQQLTTTAY, from the coding sequence ATGGGAAATCAATTCAAAACTTTAGTATTGCTAGCTACTCTTAGTGGCTTATTAATTGCAATTAGTTACTGGATAATTGGCGGCAGTACTGGGTTAATTATAGGTATTGGTTTAGCAGCAGTCACAAACCTATTTTCCTGGTATCAATCAGATAAAATCGCGTTGGCTGTATATCGCGCCCAACCTGTAAGTGAAGCAGAAGCACCGAAGCTTTATCGCATGGTGCAAAAGTTATCTCAGCGGGCAAATATCCCCATGCCAGGAGTTTATATTGTCCCTAGTCAAACTGCTAATGCTTTCGCTACAGGACGCGATCCAGAACATGCGGCTGTTGCTGTTACAGAAGGAATTTTGCAGATATTACCAGAGGATGAACTCGAAGGCGTAATTGCCCACGAACTCACCCACATTATTAATCGTGATACCCTGACACAAGCTGTTGCAGCCACAATCGCTGGTGCAATTTCATTCTTGGCGCAAATGGTAAGTTATAGCTTATGGTTTGGCGGTGGTTCACGTGATGATGACAGAGGTGGAAATCCTTTAGGTGTTTTATTAACAGTATTACTTGCACCTTTAGCTGCCACAATTATTCAGTTAGGTATCTCACGTACCAGAGAATTTTCTGCTGATGCTGGTGCTGGGAAACTAACAGGTAATCCTCGCGCTTTAGCTAGGGCATTACAACGTTTAGAAGCTACAGCTAGACAGTTGCCTTTAGATGCTAATCCAGCTTTTGAACCATTATTAATTATCAATCCCATTTCTGGAAAGTTTCTTGGTAACTTGTTCTCTAGTCATCCATCTACTGAGGATCGTGTTGAGCAATTGCTTAAATTAGAGCAACAATTGACAACAACAGCTTATTAA
- a CDS encoding CoA-acylating methylmalonate-semialdehyde dehydrogenase, which translates to MTQLPNYINGQWCASNTTDYLDVINPATAEILAKVPVSPASEVNQAVAAAAAAFITWRRTPATERVQYLFKLKNLLEENFEDLARTITLECGKTLAESQGEMRRAIENVEVACGIPMMMQGTNLEDIARGIDEMMIRQPLGVAAVICPFNFPGMIPFWFLPYAIATGNTYIVKPSEKVPLTMQKIFGLVEKTGLPQGVLNLVNGAKETVDAILDHPQIRAISFVGSTPVAKYIYSRAAANGKRVQCQGGAKNPLIVLPDADIEMTTRIAADSAFGCAGQRCLAASIAVTVADARDSFTEAIAETAQKRVVGNGLDQGVEMGPVIDVRSKTRIEQLIQQGVEEGANLLVDGRKPQISGYEQGNFIRPTILQNVNPAGEIARTEIFGPVLSLIHVNTIEDAIAFVNSGQYGNMACLFTSSGAAARKFRYEAEVGNIGINIGVAAPMAFFPFSGWKESFFGDLHGQSNHAVEFFTQTKVVVERWPKDWSRQF; encoded by the coding sequence ATGACCCAATTACCTAACTACATCAACGGACAATGGTGTGCATCTAATACTACAGATTATCTAGATGTCATCAACCCAGCAACAGCAGAAATATTAGCTAAAGTACCTGTATCACCTGCATCTGAGGTGAATCAAGCAGTTGCAGCAGCCGCAGCAGCTTTTATAACATGGCGACGCACACCAGCAACAGAAAGAGTGCAGTATTTATTTAAACTCAAAAATCTGCTGGAAGAAAATTTTGAGGATTTAGCGCGCACAATTACCTTAGAATGCGGTAAGACTCTGGCAGAGTCCCAAGGGGAAATGCGACGGGCGATAGAAAATGTCGAAGTTGCCTGTGGTATACCAATGATGATGCAGGGAACAAATTTAGAAGATATTGCCAGAGGAATTGATGAGATGATGATTCGTCAACCCTTGGGAGTGGCGGCGGTGATTTGTCCGTTCAATTTTCCGGGAATGATTCCATTTTGGTTTTTACCCTATGCGATCGCCACTGGCAATACTTACATTGTAAAGCCTTCGGAAAAAGTCCCGCTGACAATGCAAAAAATCTTTGGACTGGTAGAAAAAACAGGCTTACCCCAAGGTGTACTCAATCTCGTCAACGGTGCGAAAGAAACTGTCGATGCCATTTTAGATCATCCCCAAATTCGGGCAATTAGTTTTGTTGGTTCCACACCAGTCGCTAAATATATATATAGTCGCGCCGCAGCCAATGGTAAACGGGTGCAATGTCAAGGTGGGGCGAAAAATCCCTTGATTGTTTTACCTGACGCAGATATCGAAATGACTACACGCATTGCTGCTGATAGCGCTTTTGGCTGTGCAGGACAACGCTGTTTAGCGGCTTCCATTGCTGTCACCGTTGCAGATGCGCGTGACTCGTTTACAGAAGCGATCGCCGAAACTGCTCAAAAGCGTGTAGTAGGTAACGGTTTAGATCAAGGTGTAGAGATGGGGCCTGTAATAGATGTTCGCAGTAAAACCCGCATAGAACAATTAATTCAACAGGGAGTAGAAGAAGGGGCAAATCTCTTAGTTGACGGACGCAAACCGCAGATTTCTGGTTACGAACAAGGTAACTTTATTCGCCCGACAATTCTGCAAAACGTCAACCCTGCAGGAGAAATCGCCCGTACCGAGATTTTTGGCCCAGTATTGAGCTTAATTCATGTCAATACTATTGAAGATGCGATCGCCTTCGTCAATAGCGGTCAATATGGAAATATGGCTTGTTTATTTACCAGCAGTGGTGCAGCCGCCCGCAAGTTTCGCTACGAAGCCGAGGTTGGTAATATTGGTATTAATATTGGTGTTGCTGCACCAATGGCATTTTTTCCCTTTAGCGGTTGGAAAGAAAGCTTTTTTGGCGATTTACACGGTCAAAGCAATCACGCCGTAGAATTTTTCACCCAAACGAAAGTCGTAGTTGAACGCTGGCCTAAAGATTGGTCACGTCAATTTTGA
- a CDS encoding PAP/fibrillin family protein: MAVNTKTSEAAKTALRQALAASGGNTKDKEVIAAIENLQSVNPITAPARSDTLLDSNWLLISAPNFPGGEQLADGSFSYTLGRLAFNMFQPTGLKVTLQRVSQPVFLLGNGEQRSHDIVVEFTTIDESVPKLNGIVRNQGVCQVVSDTILQVEFTGGILQPQDNQNLEEWKAVFGNQKPSSRRGFKDILMSGFLRLMFGLVPPQGMNPDSGEISFTMSRSPKGRLEILYVDEELRITRGERETVLVSERQ; encoded by the coding sequence ATGGCAGTGAATACAAAAACATCTGAAGCAGCTAAAACAGCTTTGCGTCAGGCGCTTGCGGCTTCTGGGGGAAATACTAAGGATAAAGAAGTAATAGCGGCGATTGAAAATCTTCAATCTGTAAATCCAATAACAGCACCAGCTCGTAGTGATACCCTACTGGATAGTAATTGGTTGTTGATTAGTGCGCCTAATTTTCCGGGGGGAGAACAGCTTGCAGATGGAAGCTTTTCTTACACTCTTGGTCGTCTTGCTTTTAATATGTTTCAACCCACTGGATTAAAAGTTACTCTCCAGAGAGTTTCACAGCCTGTATTTTTGTTGGGTAATGGAGAACAGCGTAGCCACGATATCGTTGTGGAGTTTACAACTATTGATGAATCTGTTCCTAAATTAAATGGGATTGTTCGCAATCAAGGAGTTTGCCAAGTTGTTAGCGATACAATACTGCAAGTAGAATTTACTGGAGGAATATTACAGCCACAAGATAACCAGAACCTAGAAGAATGGAAAGCTGTATTTGGTAATCAAAAACCTTCTTCGAGAAGAGGTTTTAAAGACATTTTGATGTCTGGTTTTTTGAGGCTAATGTTTGGTTTAGTTCCTCCCCAAGGAATGAATCCTGATAGCGGAGAAATTTCCTTTACTATGAGTCGTTCCCCGAAAGGACGGTTAGAAATTCTCTATGTTGATGAGGAACTGAGAATTACGCGTGGGGAACGTGAAACTGTTTTAGTCAGTGAAAGACAGTGA
- the crcB gene encoding fluoride efflux transporter CrcB — MLQDPNLRNPIAISLGAIAGALSRYYLTLWFANRFGVSFPYGTFFINLSGCLAMGFFATLTLEKVEIISPEIKLMVATGFLGAYTTFSTYGLDTIGLIRSGNSLIATGYWAGSAILGIICIQLGVIFARLLP, encoded by the coding sequence ATGTTACAAGACCCTAATTTACGTAATCCTATCGCCATTAGTTTAGGTGCGATCGCAGGTGCTTTAAGCCGATATTATCTAACATTGTGGTTTGCTAATCGCTTTGGCGTTAGCTTTCCCTATGGCACTTTTTTTATTAATTTGAGTGGTTGTTTAGCTATGGGATTTTTCGCCACTTTAACTCTAGAAAAAGTGGAAATTATTTCTCCAGAAATCAAGTTAATGGTAGCGACTGGATTTTTAGGAGCATATACAACTTTTTCTACTTATGGCTTAGATACTATCGGCTTAATCCGTAGTGGTAATTCATTAATTGCTACTGGCTATTGGGCAGGTAGTGCCATATTAGGAATTATCTGTATTCAGTTAGGTGTAATTTTTGCCAGATTATTGCCATAG
- a CDS encoding SDR family oxidoreductase: MTSAVKNLVLVAGATGGVGQLVVGELLEKGLAVRVLTRNTEKAQKMFNNQVEIAVGDIRDAATLPDAVQNVTHIICSSGTTAFPSGRWDFDPNPSLLEWAQLLTDRKHLEARAKNSPLKVDAIGVSNLVAAAPRNLQRFVFTSSCGILRKNQFPFSILNAFGILDAKQKGEEAIINSGLPYTIIRPGRLIDGPYTSYDLNTLLQAKTEGKLGVVLGQGDKIAGDASRIDVAKACVESIFYPTTEGKVFELANQGQRPPVIDWERLFSQLTADASSKF, from the coding sequence ATGACTTCTGCTGTTAAAAATTTAGTGCTGGTTGCTGGTGCTACGGGTGGAGTAGGGCAGCTAGTAGTAGGTGAATTATTAGAGAAAGGCTTAGCAGTGCGTGTGCTGACACGCAATACAGAAAAAGCCCAAAAAATGTTTAATAATCAAGTGGAAATTGCCGTAGGCGATATCCGCGACGCAGCGACGCTACCAGATGCGGTGCAGAATGTTACCCATATCATTTGTAGTAGCGGTACTACAGCCTTTCCTTCTGGTAGATGGGATTTTGATCCCAACCCTAGCTTATTGGAATGGGCGCAGCTGCTTACTGACCGCAAACATCTAGAAGCTAGGGCAAAGAATAGTCCGCTAAAGGTTGATGCAATTGGTGTAAGCAACTTAGTAGCAGCCGCACCGCGCAATCTTCAGCGATTTGTATTTACCTCTTCTTGTGGTATTTTGCGTAAAAATCAGTTTCCTTTTAGTATCCTCAATGCTTTTGGCATACTGGATGCCAAACAAAAAGGTGAAGAAGCCATCATTAACTCTGGGTTACCTTACACTATCATCCGTCCTGGACGCTTAATTGATGGCCCCTATACTTCATATGACCTCAACACTCTTTTGCAAGCAAAAACAGAGGGTAAATTGGGTGTAGTTTTAGGCCAAGGCGATAAAATTGCGGGTGATGCTAGCCGAATTGATGTGGCTAAAGCTTGTGTTGAAAGTATTTTTTACCCAACGACAGAAGGAAAGGTGTTTGAGTTGGCAAATCAGGGACAAAGACCGCCTGTGATTGACTGGGAAAGGCTTTTCTCCCAGCTAACCGCTGATGCATCAAGTAAGTTTTAA